The Candidatus Desulfofervidus auxilii DNA segment ATTTGGCTATTTCATTCCCTCACTATTTCACTACTCGCTGATTTAATGTTTTGGCATTTTGGCATTTGGATTTTGAAATTTGGATTTTTTAGACCATATTTAAACGTTTGTTCTTTTTGTTAAATTACTTATGGCCTGACTTTGGCGTAGCCCTGGTAAAAACTATACCTTTTTGAGATTGGGCAAAATGTGATAGAGAGAAAGAATCTTTTGCAATTTTTGAGGGTTAAAGCCTCCTGTTAAATAAATTTCTGTAAAACTTTCTTTCTCAAATAATTGAAGTATGAAAGTAATATGTCCTGAATAACCAGTATTATCAAGTTGTTGTATCTTTCTTATAGTGCTTTTCGCTTCTTCAAATACCACACGATGGATGGTGGGCGATTTGCCATTGCATTTTTTCAAAGAATAAACCCAGCGACAACTAAATGGACGTGCTTCATAAATAAGACAGCTATCTTTTTTAGTGAGAAAAGGACAAGTGGTATGGCTTTTTGTTGTCCTTTTGTGAATTTCCTTCTTTAATTTCTTTTTTGTTTGACTTTTAAGGGGATCAGCAAAGGCATTGATTTTATTATATATAACAAATGCTTCTAATGTAGTACAATCAATGGTAGCCATTTGCTTACAACAATCAGCACATCCTTTTTGGCAAACAGCTTCTTTTTTAAATTCCCTTACCTTTTCTTCAAATTCTTCATATATTCTCTTTAACTTCTCAATTTTTTCTGCTATATCCATTAATAAATATTATATATTATTTTGGGATTTATGCCATATTCAGAAGATACTATTGCAGCCATTGCTACCCCCCCTGGTGTAGGTGGAATAGGTATTGTAAGAATAAGTGGGCCTTTGGTAGAAGAAATTGCCAGAAGGATATTTCGGCCTAAAAAACCCATTTCTCATTTGAAATCCCACCATTTTTATTATGGTCACATTATTCATCCTGAAAATGAAGAGATAATAGATGAAGTTATGGTGGTGCTTATGCGTGCCCCTCATAGTTATACTTGTGAAGATGTCTTAGAAATTCACTGTCATGGAAGTCCATTGGTTCTAAAACAGGTGCTTGAATTAAGCTTAAAGTTGGGAGCTAGATTAGCTGAACCAGGTGAATTTACTAAAAGGGCCTTTCTCCATGGAAGATTAGATTTATCTCAGGCAGAAGCAGTTTTGAATATAATCCAAGCACGCACTGAAAGGGAACTTCAGTTTGCTACCCGCCAGCTTCAGGGTTATTTAGGGCAAGAGATTAAGAGGATAAGAGACTGTTTAAGAGAATTTAAGGCTCACTTAGAAGTGGCCATTGATTTTCCTGAAGAAGAGGTAGAAATTGCGCCCCTTGATGCATGGCTTCCACGAATTGAAAACCAGGTATTAAAACCTATTAAGGGGTTATTACAAGCCTATTCTAAAGCCAGGGTCTTAAGAGAAGGGGCAATTATGGCTATTGTAGGTAAGCCTAATGTAGGAAAATCTTCTTTATTAAACTGCCTTTTGAAAGAAGATAAAGCCATTGTTACCTCTATACCTGGAACTACTCGTGACATTATAGAAGAGGTGTTAAATATCAACGGCATGCCTATCAGAGTAGCAGACACAGCCGGTTTACGTAAGACTAAACATGCTATTGAAGCCATTGGTGTGGAACGGGCATGGGAGAAGATAGCTGAGGCAGATATTGTGCTTTTAGTAATTGATGTAAGCCGCCCTTTAGGTAAAGAAGATAAAGAAATTTATGAAAAAATAAAAGAAAAAGATATAATTTTGGTGTTAAATAAATCCGACTTAACACCTAAAATAGATGAAAAAGTTTTGAAGAAGGAATTCAAAGATTTACCTATAGTTCACATCTCTGCTCTTTATGGGCAAGGAATAGAAAAATTAGAAAAAACTATTTATCACCATCTTTTAGGAAGGGATGTAAGCATGCCTAGTTTTATTCCCACCTTACGCCACAAACAGGTGTTAGAAAGGGCAATAGAGGCGATTAATAGGATAAAAGAGGCTATGGTAAATGGGCTTCCTGCGGTATTTATTAGCGTTGAAGTCAAAGAAGCCTTAGATATTTTAGGTGAAATCGTAGGAGAAACTACATCAGAAGATATATTAGAATACATCTTTAGCCAATTTTGTATTGGGAAATGATAGGTCATAGGCTATTACAATAGTCTTTTTACCTACAGGCAAGGTTGTTCTTACTACCATAAAGACTAGCTCTTTATGGCCATCGTTATCAAAATCACCTATGCAGCAATCGGTAATATATCCTATGACTTTAGGAGAAGACCACACCACTTTCATTCCCATTTTGTCCCAAGAAAGCAATTTAAACTGCCCTTGGTAAAAACCTTTTTGCCCCTCTTGGTAATTTTTGTAAACAATTACTTCTAAGGGAGACATTTTATCCAAATCAGCTACCAGTAAACCATCATAATATTCATGGCCTTTCCACTCTTTATTTTTTGAAATCAATCTCAGATAGTGCTGCCTATCTAAACATAACAAATCTTGAACATTATCAGCAGTCAAATTAGTAAGAGCACAATCATATATCTTAATGTTTGGTGAGGAATAAATTTTTTCAGCTATATTAAATCCCTCACCATCCCATATCAAACGAAAGAGATTTCCTTTATAGAAATCCTTTTGTCCTAAAATTACCTTTTTCTCATCAGGGTAAGTTTGGACCTTTAAACACCAGGGAATATCTTTAGCTAGAGGTTTAAGTTTACCATCTTGCCATGAATAGACCTCAGAAGTAACCAAATTTTTAATCATCTTAGTAATTAATAGTTCTTCTTTTCTATCTTGGTCTACATCACAGGAATCAATATTGACCAGAAAGACATTATCAGGAAACTCTTTTTTCTTTAAAATAGCAAGGGAGCCTTTGACATAATGGTAAATCCAGATATTATTATCATCAATAAGCACCAGTTCATTGTGTCCATCCCCATTTATATCCCCTATAGTTAAACCCTTTGCCTCAAAAGAAAGGGGGTAGCTGTACCATTTAATTAACTTGATTTTGGTAGAAGGCAAAGGAGAAACTTTGATTTTAGGAGGTAATGATGGTTTGGCAATTGTTTCGTTGGCTCCTCTCTCTAACATACTATTATTTATTTTTGTAGCTAAAGTACTTAATTCTAAAAGAAGTTCTTCTTTTGCACATGAACCAGAAAAGGAATATGTTTTATTTTGGGCCATATTTAGAAGCCTGAGTGCTATACTAGCTCCCTGGTCAGTAATGGTAATACTCCCGTAAAGCACATAATCAGTCTTGAGCCTTTTTCCCAATTGATATACTTGGGTTTTGGTGGGCATTTCATTTATTTTTAGTGTTACCATTACTCTTTGTATCTTTTCTTTAGCAATTACTTCTACTTTCTCATTCCCCAGGCGAATAAAAAACATATCATAAATTCCGTCTTTTAAATAATTAAATTCCTTCGGGGCATTCAGAAAAAAGGGAATAATAGCCACTTCTTTCTTCTCTGCCTCAACTATTTTAGTTAAAAAAATAAATAAGAAATATAAAATCAATCCTACACTAAATATTTTTTTCAATTATTATCCTCGGTATAAGCTAATACAAAATAAAGTTTAGGCTCATCAATATATATCTGAAGGATAAAACCATATTTTTTAAGTAATCTCTTTAAACTAATTTTATTAGGTAAGGGGTCAAGAGGGAAGGGCATAGCTTGAGATAATTTATCTACAAATTCTTTTCCCTCGGGATGGCTAATAATCATTCTGCCATGAGGTTTTAATATCTTTTTAAGGGTTTTAAGGGCAGCGGGTTTATCCCCAATGTTTGGCCATACAGCATTTAAAAAAGCCACATTAATAGAATTATCTGGAAGGGGTAAATCCTTCACATCCATCAAATAAGTCTCTACTTGAGGAAATTTTGTTTTCAAATTAGCCAACATTTTGGGGGATAAATCACAGGCAATAATTTTTTTAGGCTTATAAGGCAAAAAATAGGGAATAAGCACACCTGTCCCTGCTCCCACATCTAAAATAATCTCTCCTGGTTTTAAACTAGCTAATTTCACAATCCTCTTTAAATTTGACTGAATTTCTAAAGGCAAGGGCTTGGTGAAAATATCCTTAACTTTATCAAAAAATTCACTTTGAAACTTATTATAGGTTTCTATGTCTGTAATTTCCACCGAAAGATCCAGCAATCCTCGTTTTTTTAACTCTTCATAAATATCTTCAAGTTCAAGAGGGCGTTTTTTAGACATATTTAATAGCTAGAATTTTTCCTTCACTCATTTCAGTCATGGCATATTTAATTCCCTCTTTCCCTATACCAGAACCCTTAATTCCTCCATAGGGCATGGGGTCACTGCGATAAGTAGGCACATCATTAACAATCACCCCTCCTACTTCCAACTGATTATAGGCAGAAAAAACCTCGTTTAAATCTTCTGTAAATATACCTGCTTGTAACCCATAAACAGAATTGTTTACCATTGCTATGGCCTCATTAAATGTTTTATATGGTTCAACTGTAACTACAGGACCAAATATCTCTTTAGCATTTACCTTCATTTCTGGCCGGGTGTGAGTGAGCACAGTGGGATAAATTACATTACCCTCTCTTTTCCCTCCTATAACCAATTTTGCTCCGTCTTTTAAGGCCTCCTTTATCCAATTTTCTACTCTTTGGGCAGCGGTTTGGTTAATAAGAGGACCTACCAGTGTATTTTCATCTAATGGATTGCCAGTGTGAATCATCTTTACTTTTTCCACAAACTCCTCAAGAAAACTTTCATAAAAATTCTCCTTAACCAGGATACGCTGGACCGAGATACATACCTGACCTGCCTGATAAAAACTGCCAAAGATAGCCCTTTCTAAGAGAAATTCTTTAAGATGCAAAGAACTGATTACCAAAGCCGCATTTCCTCCTAATTCCAAGGTAACCCTTTTTTTCCCAGCAATGGTTTTCAAATACCATCCCACATCCGGACTGCCTGTAAAAGTAAGCATGGCCAGACGGTCATCTCTTGCCATCTTTTCTGCCAATTGGGTGGAACAGGGCAAGATACTGATACTTCCCTCAGGTAAATCAGTTTGAGCAATGATTTCACCCAATATTAAAGCAGTGATAGGGGCAGCAGAAGAAGGCTTGATAATTATGGGATTGCCTACTGCCAGAGCAGGGGCTACCTTATGGGCCACTAAATTTAAAGGAAAGTTAAAAGGTGTAATTCCCAAGATGGGTCCGATAGGAAAGCGTTTATAGATGGCCAAGCGTTTTTCTCCCAATTTGTCTAAGTCTAAAGGTATTACTTCCCCGCCAAAGCGTTTTACCTCTTCTGAGGCATATTGAAATAATTCAATACAACGGTTTACTTCTATCCTAGCCAGAGAGATAGGTTTTCCTACCTCCAAAGCCATCATGTGGGCTATTTCTTCTGTTCTCTCCTTTACACCTTGACTAATTTGCGCCAATGCATTTGCCTTAACATAAACAGGTAAGTGTTTTAAAAGGCTGAATGCCTTTAGGGCCTTTTCAATGGCCTCTTCTATCTCATTCTCACCACCCACACATACTTTAGCCACAGCTTGGTTATCATAAGGAGAATTAATAGTAATGTAATTATCTGTTTCCTTTGTTTTATTTCCTACAAGTATAGGATAAACTTTCATGCTTTTCTCCTCTAAAATAAAATATAACTCAAAAACCTAAATAAAATGGCCATAGTAAAGGCAATCATAACACTAAAAATTATAGCAAGACCTGTTTTTTTACCACCAATCTCCCGCCATAGGGCCGCAATAGTAGCTGCACAGGGAATGTAAAAAACTACAAATATAGTGAAGGTAAGAATTTGTCCCTTATTCATGACGGTCAGGATGTCTTTTGTCCCTAGGGCCTGTAAAAGCATAATTAAAGATAGTTCCTTGCGCAGGATGCCGAAAATAAGAGTGGTTCCCACTTCTGGAGGCAAGGCCAAGGGGATAGTAATAGGTAAACACAAGGTATTGATTATTTTATCTAATTGAAAAAATTGTAAAATTCCCAAAACAATACTTCCCACAATCAAAATAGGCCACGCTATCACTATAAATTCTTTAAGTCTATACCATGATTTTATCCATACAGTTTTATAAGATGGAAGATGATAATTAGGCACTTCTAAAAGCAATCCTGGCGTAACCTCTGGATACATCCTGGTCAAAACCTTTCCTGCTAGACCAACCACAAGGAGATTGAGTATATATATCCCAAAGGCGTAATTAGGTCCTAGATAATAGAAAACTAATCCCATGATGATGACTGTGCGAGCAGAGCAAGGGATTAAAGTAGTCAAAATAGCAGTAATAAATCTGTCTCTTTCCGATTCTAAAATCCGGGTGGACATCACTGCAGGAACACTACAACCATAACCTAAAAGAAAGGGAATAACGGATTTTCCGTGAAGACCCAGCCGGTGCATAAAAGTATCCAGCAGAAAAGCCACCCTGGGTAAATAACCAGAATCTTCTAAGATAGCCAAACCAATAAGAAAGGGAGTTAGGTAAGGTAAAACAATGGCTATCCCACCAGCGATGCCCTGGATAATTCCTTCAATAATTACATAAACAAGAGAAGAACGATGGATGTATTTTTGTATCTCAGTTAGGCTTTGGTCAAAGAGACTTATTAATGGCTCTTCAATAAAACTACCAATTTTAAAAACTAATGTAAAAAAAAGATAAAAAATCAAGGCCAAAAATATATAACCCCATATCTTGTGCATAAGGACATCATCTATTTTATCCCTGATATCGGGTTTAGGTGAACGAAGGATTTTCACTACTGTTTCATAAATGTTCATAGCTAGGGCATGTCTTTCAGAAGAAATAACCACATCAGAAGGTCTCCCATGTGTTTGCTCTAAGTGTTTTTGTGTCTTATTAACAAAGGATAAAAGAGAAGGAGCAGTTGTTTCAAGAATTTTTTCAAATTCAGTGTCTTTTTCTAAAAGTTTAAGGGCTAAAAAACGAGGGGGGAGGTTCAATGTCCTGGCTATTTTATCCACTTTTGAGGTAAGTTTTACTACTATTTCCTCCACATCTTTGCTCAAATAAATAGGTTGGCCAATTATTTGTTTTTTATGAACTTCCAAGGCTGTTCTTACCAATTCAGCTAATCCTTTACCTGTATAAGCAATGGTTTTTACCACAGGCACACCTAAAATCTGGGATAGTTTCTCTATATCAATTTGGATACCCTTCCTTTCCGCCTCATCAACCATATTTAAGGCTATAACCATAGGTTTACCCAACTCTAACAACTCAAGGGTAAGTTCCAGACTTCTTCCCAAAAGAGAAGCATCCATCACATTGATAATCACATCCACTGTTTCTCTCAATAGATATTTTCGGGCTTCTCTTTCAGCTGCATCCATAGAGATAAGGGAATAAGTGCCTGGCAAATCAATACATTCACAGGTATAGCCATTAATAAATAGCTTACTGGCTGTGTATTTTACAGTTGTGCCAGGAAAGTTAGAAACAATGGCCTTATAGCCACTTAGGTAGTTAAATATGGTGCTTTTCCCACAATTAGGTTGTCCTACCAATACAGCTTTCAATCAATGTCCTCCACTATTACCTTTGTAGCCATCCCTCGGCCCAACATAAATTTTGTGCCATTTACCTCTGCTAGAATAGGTCCTGCAAAAGGAGCACTTCTTATAATTTTTATAGTTTCTCCTGGGAGAACTCCTAAATCTGCCAAACATTGTCTACACCTTAATCCTCCTTCAATTCTTAGGATACGGACTATTTTGCCTGCTGGTATTCTGTCTAAGCTGATGGACATAGATTTTCTCCTTTAGCCTATTTTTTCCCGAAATTGACGGATGATTTTATTATAATCATTTTTACTAAAAATAGCTGAGCCAGCAACAAATACATTGGCCCCTGCTTTCACTACCTCAGACAATGTATTTTCACTAATTCCTCCATCTACCTCTAAGTCTACTTTAAGATTATATTTTTTTATCCATTCCCGCACAGTCTGAATGCGGCTTAGGGCCTGGGGAATAAACTTTTGTCCGCCAAAACCAGGATTTACACTCATAATCAAGATTAAGTCCACTTCTTCCAAAATAGGTTCTAGAAAACTTAAAGGTGTAGCTGGATTTAATGCCACCCCTGCTTTTTTGCCTAATTTGTGAATACTCTCTAAAGTGCGGTATAAGTGAGGACAAGTTTCTACATGGACAGTCAAGATATCTGCTCCTGCCTGAGCAAAGGCCTCTAAATAGTTATCAGGTTTTTCTATCATTAAATGGACATCTAACGGGAGACCTGTCACTTTGCGCAAACTAGCTACTACCGGGGGACCGATAGTTAAATTAGGGACAAAATGACCATCCATTACATCAATATGGAGCCAATCTGCCCCTGCTTCTTCAACTGCTTTAATTTCTGATGCAAGGTTGGCAAAATCAGCAGCTAAAATGGATGGGGCAATTTTAAACATTATTTCCTCCTCCTTCTATTGGAGAAATCTTTTTATAAGGGATTTATTTAATCGTCAACCTTTCTGAGGAATTGGACATTCCCCAAAATTTAGACGTTAATCTTTAAAAACACGTTTGAAAATATGGACAAAAAGCAAATTTTATTGTAATTTAAAGGAAAGAATTAATAGGTTTCTGGCATGGAATCAATTCCTAAAATTCTTATAGTGGATGACGAAAAAAATATTGGTTTTCTTTTAGAAACTTTTTTGAAAAGAGAAGGTTATGAGCCTTTCTATGTCTCTACAGGTCAAGAAGCGTTGAAAATATTTGATAAACAGCCATTTGATCTAGTTTTATTGGACATTAAAATGCCAGACATTGACGGGATAGAACTCTTGAAAGAATTCAAAAGGAAAAGATCAAATATAAATGTGATTATGATTACTGCTTATCCTTCTATTGAAACGGCCGTGGAAGCAATGCGGGAAGAAGCTTTTGATTATATTAACAAACCGCTTGATCTAGAAGAATTAAAACAATTGATTGAGAGGGCATTAGCCAGAGAAAAGAAGGTTTCTAAAACTAAAGTTTTTCATTATGGGAATATTGTAGCCCGAAGCCCAGCTATGTTAAGGATTTTAGAAACCCTACCTAAAATAGCATCTACTAAAGCAAATGTTTTGATTATGGGAGAAAGTGGAGTAGGAAAGGAGATTATTGCTCATGCGATTCATAGTTTAAGTCCCAGAAGTGATAAACCCTTTGTGACTGTGAACTGTGCAGGCATTCCTGAAACTCTATTAGAAAGCGAGTTATTTGGTTATAAAAAGGGTGCTTTCACTGGAGCCACAACAGATAGAATGGGTCTTTTCCAGAGTGCACATAAAGGGACACTATTTTTAGATGAAATTGGGGACCTTTCACTTACTCTCCAAGTTAGGCTCTTACGGGTAGTGGAAGAAAAAAGGTTTAAACCTTTAGGAAGTACTCAAGAAATTGAAGTAGATATTCGCCTAATTTCTGCCACTAATCAAGATTTAGAACAAAAGGTCACCGCGGGCCAGTTTAGGGAAGATTTATATTATCGTCTTAATGTCATTCCCATCAGGGTTCCTCCACTCCGGGAAAGAAAGGAAGATATTCCAGTGTTAGTAGAACATTTCTTAAAGAAGTATTCTAAAGAGTTGGGTAAGGAAGTACCCAAGATTTCTAGCTCCGCCCTCTCTTTTTTAATGGAATACGGCTTCCCAGGCAATGTAAGAGAACTAGAGCATATTATTGAAAGATGTGTGGCCTTGGAAACAGGCAATATCATTCTTCCTGAAAGCTTAGTTATCTCGGATTTCAAAAAGAAAAAACACCTTTTAAAAGAAGAGGCTCAATTGCCTTCAGAAGGCATAGACTTAGAAAAAAAGCTAGCCCAGATAGAAAAAGGGCTTATTTTAGAGGCACTGAAAAGGAGTAAAGGAGTAAAAAAAGAAGCAGCCAAATTGTTGAATTTAAGCTTTAGGAGTTTTCGATATAAACTGCAAAAACACGGCCTCAATAAAATAGATAATAATGAATGAACGCTTTTCCTTCTTCCAAAAATAGTCTAAAAATTTATCTACTCTTGCGGTTTGTTTCTGTATCTTTGATTAGTATTTTGGGTATAAGTCTCTATTTAAAACAAAAATGGCCTTATCCTGCTATAAATTTTGTTTATTTTTTGGGGTGGTTAAGTATTGTTTACCTTACCACTGGTATTTTTTGGGTAATTTGGCGAAAAGAGAAGTTCCATTTTTTATCTTTACTAGCTATTGCTCTGGATTTATTTTTGATAACAACACTAGTATACATTACTGGTGGAGCAAATAGTTTTTTTTCTGACCTATATATCTTTATTATCATTTTAGCTGCCCATCTTTT contains these protein-coding regions:
- a CDS encoding class I SAM-dependent methyltransferase; its protein translation is MSKKRPLELEDIYEELKKRGLLDLSVEITDIETYNKFQSEFFDKVKDIFTKPLPLEIQSNLKRIVKLASLKPGEIILDVGAGTGVLIPYFLPYKPKKIIACDLSPKMLANLKTKFPQVETYLMDVKDLPLPDNSINVAFLNAVWPNIGDKPAALKTLKKILKPHGRMIISHPEGKEFVDKLSQAMPFPLDPLPNKISLKRLLKKYGFILQIYIDEPKLYFVLAYTEDNN
- the feoB gene encoding ferrous iron transport protein B, with amino-acid sequence MKAVLVGQPNCGKSTIFNYLSGYKAIVSNFPGTTVKYTASKLFINGYTCECIDLPGTYSLISMDAAEREARKYLLRETVDVIINVMDASLLGRSLELTLELLELGKPMVIALNMVDEAERKGIQIDIEKLSQILGVPVVKTIAYTGKGLAELVRTALEVHKKQIIGQPIYLSKDVEEIVVKLTSKVDKIARTLNLPPRFLALKLLEKDTEFEKILETTAPSLLSFVNKTQKHLEQTHGRPSDVVISSERHALAMNIYETVVKILRSPKPDIRDKIDDVLMHKIWGYIFLALIFYLFFTLVFKIGSFIEEPLISLFDQSLTEIQKYIHRSSLVYVIIEGIIQGIAGGIAIVLPYLTPFLIGLAILEDSGYLPRVAFLLDTFMHRLGLHGKSVIPFLLGYGCSVPAVMSTRILESERDRFITAILTTLIPCSARTVIIMGLVFYYLGPNYAFGIYILNLLVVGLAGKVLTRMYPEVTPGLLLEVPNYHLPSYKTVWIKSWYRLKEFIVIAWPILIVGSIVLGILQFFQLDKIINTLCLPITIPLALPPEVGTTLIFGILRKELSLIMLLQALGTKDILTVMNKGQILTFTIFVVFYIPCAATIAALWREIGGKKTGLAIIFSVMIAFTMAILFRFLSYILF
- the mnmE gene encoding tRNA uridine-5-carboxymethylaminomethyl(34) synthesis GTPase MnmE; translated protein: MPYSEDTIAAIATPPGVGGIGIVRISGPLVEEIARRIFRPKKPISHLKSHHFYYGHIIHPENEEIIDEVMVVLMRAPHSYTCEDVLEIHCHGSPLVLKQVLELSLKLGARLAEPGEFTKRAFLHGRLDLSQAEAVLNIIQARTERELQFATRQLQGYLGQEIKRIRDCLREFKAHLEVAIDFPEEEVEIAPLDAWLPRIENQVLKPIKGLLQAYSKARVLREGAIMAIVGKPNVGKSSLLNCLLKEDKAIVTSIPGTTRDIIEEVLNINGMPIRVADTAGLRKTKHAIEAIGVERAWEKIAEADIVLLVIDVSRPLGKEDKEIYEKIKEKDIILVLNKSDLTPKIDEKVLKKEFKDLPIVHISALYGQGIEKLEKTIYHHLLGRDVSMPSFIPTLRHKQVLERAIEAINRIKEAMVNGLPAVFISVEVKEALDILGEIVGETTSEDILEYIFSQFCIGK
- a CDS encoding FeoA family protein, whose protein sequence is MSISLDRIPAGKIVRILRIEGGLRCRQCLADLGVLPGETIKIIRSAPFAGPILAEVNGTKFMLGRGMATKVIVEDID
- a CDS encoding aldehyde dehydrogenase family protein — its product is MKVYPILVGNKTKETDNYITINSPYDNQAVAKVCVGGENEIEEAIEKALKAFSLLKHLPVYVKANALAQISQGVKERTEEIAHMMALEVGKPISLARIEVNRCIELFQYASEEVKRFGGEVIPLDLDKLGEKRLAIYKRFPIGPILGITPFNFPLNLVAHKVAPALAVGNPIIIKPSSAAPITALILGEIIAQTDLPEGSISILPCSTQLAEKMARDDRLAMLTFTGSPDVGWYLKTIAGKKRVTLELGGNAALVISSLHLKEFLLERAIFGSFYQAGQVCISVQRILVKENFYESFLEEFVEKVKMIHTGNPLDENTLVGPLINQTAAQRVENWIKEALKDGAKLVIGGKREGNVIYPTVLTHTRPEMKVNAKEIFGPVVTVEPYKTFNEAIAMVNNSVYGLQAGIFTEDLNEVFSAYNQLEVGGVIVNDVPTYRSDPMPYGGIKGSGIGKEGIKYAMTEMSEGKILAIKYV
- a CDS encoding FG-GAP repeat domain-containing protein — translated: MKKIFSVGLILYFLFIFLTKIVEAEKKEVAIIPFFLNAPKEFNYLKDGIYDMFFIRLGNEKVEVIAKEKIQRVMVTLKINEMPTKTQVYQLGKRLKTDYVLYGSITITDQGASIALRLLNMAQNKTYSFSGSCAKEELLLELSTLATKINNSMLERGANETIAKPSLPPKIKVSPLPSTKIKLIKWYSYPLSFEAKGLTIGDINGDGHNELVLIDDNNIWIYHYVKGSLAILKKKEFPDNVFLVNIDSCDVDQDRKEELLITKMIKNLVTSEVYSWQDGKLKPLAKDIPWCLKVQTYPDEKKVILGQKDFYKGNLFRLIWDGEGFNIAEKIYSSPNIKIYDCALTNLTADNVQDLLCLDRQHYLRLISKNKEWKGHEYYDGLLVADLDKMSPLEVIVYKNYQEGQKGFYQGQFKLLSWDKMGMKVVWSSPKVIGYITDCCIGDFDNDGHKELVFMVVRTTLPVGKKTIVIAYDLSFPNTKLAKDVF
- a CDS encoding YkgJ family cysteine cluster protein, coding for MDIAEKIEKLKRIYEEFEEKVREFKKEAVCQKGCADCCKQMATIDCTTLEAFVIYNKINAFADPLKSQTKKKLKKEIHKRTTKSHTTCPFLTKKDSCLIYEARPFSCRWVYSLKKCNGKSPTIHRVVFEEAKSTIRKIQQLDNTGYSGHITFILQLFEKESFTEIYLTGGFNPQKLQKILSLYHILPNLKKV
- the rpe gene encoding ribulose-phosphate 3-epimerase, which codes for MFKIAPSILAADFANLASEIKAVEEAGADWLHIDVMDGHFVPNLTIGPPVVASLRKVTGLPLDVHLMIEKPDNYLEAFAQAGADILTVHVETCPHLYRTLESIHKLGKKAGVALNPATPLSFLEPILEEVDLILIMSVNPGFGGQKFIPQALSRIQTVREWIKKYNLKVDLEVDGGISENTLSEVVKAGANVFVAGSAIFSKNDYNKIIRQFREKIG
- a CDS encoding sigma-54-dependent transcriptional regulator, producing MESIPKILIVDDEKNIGFLLETFLKREGYEPFYVSTGQEALKIFDKQPFDLVLLDIKMPDIDGIELLKEFKRKRSNINVIMITAYPSIETAVEAMREEAFDYINKPLDLEELKQLIERALAREKKVSKTKVFHYGNIVARSPAMLRILETLPKIASTKANVLIMGESGVGKEIIAHAIHSLSPRSDKPFVTVNCAGIPETLLESELFGYKKGAFTGATTDRMGLFQSAHKGTLFLDEIGDLSLTLQVRLLRVVEEKRFKPLGSTQEIEVDIRLISATNQDLEQKVTAGQFREDLYYRLNVIPIRVPPLRERKEDIPVLVEHFLKKYSKELGKEVPKISSSALSFLMEYGFPGNVRELEHIIERCVALETGNIILPESLVISDFKKKKHLLKEEAQLPSEGIDLEKKLAQIEKGLILEALKRSKGVKKEAAKLLNLSFRSFRYKLQKHGLNKIDNNE